A DNA window from Prochlorococcus marinus str. GP2 contains the following coding sequences:
- a CDS encoding YbaB/EbfC family nucleoid-associated protein yields MAGFGLPNFGQLTEAFKKAKQIQQDAQKLQDELESMEIEGKSDDEMVKVWISGNQLPLKVEVQENILNSDKEKIEQNILQAIQKAHELSTTTMKERMNDLTGGLNLNLPGFDNSDS; encoded by the coding sequence ATGGCGGGTTTTGGACTTCCAAACTTTGGACAACTTACAGAAGCTTTTAAAAAAGCTAAACAAATACAACAAGATGCTCAAAAATTACAAGATGAACTTGAATCTATGGAGATTGAAGGGAAAAGTGATGATGAAATGGTAAAAGTCTGGATTAGTGGCAACCAACTTCCCTTAAAGGTAGAAGTACAAGAAAATATTTTAAATTCAGATAAAGAAAAAATTGAGCAAAACATACTACAAGCCATTCAAAAAGCTCATGAATTATCTACTACCACTATGAAAGAAAGAATGAATGATTTAACTGGTGGATTAAATCTTAATCTTCCGGGTTTTGATAATAGTGACTCTTAG
- the accB gene encoding acetyl-CoA carboxylase biotin carboxyl carrier protein, with translation MAMKLDHEDLNRLIEKISISDIQEFSLEGEDFKLEIKRNLFDQNQFTNNSVSKTSSDSQVISNQKSINDNVQIVNEPKVPQVAPPGRSDLIDITSPMVGTFYRAAAPGEDPFVEIGNNVKVGQTICILEAMKLMNEIESEFNAEIVEILVENGTPVEFGQVLMRVKQS, from the coding sequence ATGGCTATGAAACTAGATCATGAAGACTTAAATCGCTTAATAGAGAAAATCTCAATAAGCGATATTCAAGAATTCTCATTAGAGGGAGAAGATTTTAAACTCGAAATAAAGCGGAATTTATTTGATCAGAACCAATTTACTAATAATTCAGTTTCAAAAACTTCATCTGACAGTCAAGTAATTTCTAATCAAAAATCTATTAATGATAATGTCCAAATAGTTAATGAGCCAAAGGTACCTCAGGTAGCTCCTCCTGGACGCTCAGACCTGATTGATATTACTTCACCTATGGTTGGCACGTTTTATAGAGCTGCAGCGCCAGGCGAGGACCCTTTCGTTGAAATAGGAAATAATGTTAAAGTCGGCCAAACTATTTGTATTTTGGAAGCTATGAAGTTAATGAATGAGATTGAGTCTGAATTTAATGCTGAAATAGTAGAGATTCTTGTTGAAAATGGGACTCCAGTTGAATTTGGTCAAGTTCTAATGCGTGTTAAGCAGTCTTGA
- the efp gene encoding elongation factor P, with protein MISSNDFRTGTTIELDGQVWRVVEFLHVKPGKGSAFVRTKLKSVQSGNVVEKTFRAGESVQQAILEKSNLQHTYVESGDYVFMDMTSFEETRLSSEQIGKGAKYLKEGMEVTVIFHNGKVLEVELPISITLKVTETDPGVKGDTASGGTKPAILETGAQVMVPLFISVGEMIKVDTRNDSYLGREN; from the coding sequence ATGATTTCCAGTAACGATTTTCGCACAGGTACTACCATCGAATTGGATGGACAAGTTTGGCGTGTTGTAGAATTTCTACATGTCAAGCCTGGCAAGGGTTCTGCTTTCGTGCGAACAAAATTAAAATCAGTTCAAAGCGGCAACGTGGTTGAAAAAACTTTTCGAGCCGGAGAATCAGTACAGCAGGCTATCCTTGAGAAGTCTAACCTCCAGCATACATATGTGGAGTCCGGAGATTATGTTTTTATGGATATGACAAGTTTCGAAGAGACTAGACTTTCCTCTGAACAAATTGGAAAAGGGGCAAAGTATTTGAAAGAGGGAATGGAGGTCACAGTCATTTTCCACAATGGTAAAGTTTTAGAAGTTGAACTTCCAATATCTATTACTTTGAAAGTTACTGAGACTGATCCTGGAGTTAAAGGGGATACTGCTAGTGGGGGCACGAAACCAGCTATTCTAGAAACAGGTGCTCAAGTTATGGTACCTTTATTTATTTCTGTGGGAGAAATGATTAAAGTTGATACTCGTAACGATAGTTATCTTGGACGTGAAAATTAA
- the dnaJ gene encoding molecular chaperone DnaJ has product MSDFYQILGVSRDADADTLKRAYRKLARQYHPDVNKEPGAEDKFKEIGKAYEALADPETRARYDQFGEAGLGGAAGMPDMGDMGGFADLFETFFNGFGGQTPQGGRTQRRGPQQGDDLRYDLNVDFKDAIFGQQREITIPHLETCEVCRGTGAKPGTGPKACSTCGGSGQVRRATRTPFGNFTQVAECPSCNGTGQIISDPCTSCGGNGVKQVRKKLRINIPAGVDTGTKLRVSGEGNVGLKGGPPGDLYVFIKVKKDSKLKRDGVTIYSEIAVSYLQAILGDTVEITTVDGNVNLKIPSGTQPNTTLSLENKGVPRLGNPVARGNHEVLVKVKLPTRITDEERNLLEGLASQYSDKNINSSSGLFSKLFGKES; this is encoded by the coding sequence ATGTCTGATTTTTACCAAATACTTGGAGTTTCACGAGATGCTGATGCGGATACCTTAAAAAGGGCGTATAGAAAATTAGCAAGACAATATCATCCTGACGTTAATAAAGAACCTGGTGCTGAAGATAAATTTAAAGAAATTGGCAAGGCTTATGAAGCATTAGCTGATCCAGAAACTAGAGCTAGATATGATCAGTTTGGAGAGGCTGGCCTTGGAGGTGCGGCTGGAATGCCTGATATGGGTGATATGGGCGGGTTTGCAGATTTATTTGAAACTTTTTTTAATGGCTTTGGAGGACAAACTCCTCAGGGTGGAAGAACTCAAAGAAGAGGTCCTCAACAAGGAGATGATTTAAGATATGACCTTAATGTTGACTTTAAAGATGCAATATTTGGCCAACAAAGAGAAATTACAATTCCTCATCTTGAGACATGTGAAGTTTGTAGGGGTACAGGTGCCAAACCAGGAACCGGACCGAAAGCTTGCTCAACTTGTGGAGGAAGTGGACAAGTTAGAAGAGCTACGAGAACACCATTTGGTAATTTCACACAAGTAGCTGAATGTCCTTCGTGTAATGGAACTGGTCAAATAATCTCAGATCCATGTACAAGTTGCGGTGGTAATGGAGTAAAGCAAGTAAGAAAAAAATTACGGATTAATATTCCTGCAGGAGTTGATACCGGTACTAAATTAAGAGTTTCCGGAGAGGGAAATGTTGGTTTGAAAGGGGGCCCACCTGGAGATCTTTATGTTTTTATTAAGGTAAAGAAGGATTCAAAATTAAAAAGAGATGGTGTGACTATTTACTCAGAAATAGCTGTGAGTTATTTACAGGCTATTTTAGGAGATACCGTTGAAATTACTACAGTTGATGGCAATGTTAATTTAAAAATTCCTAGTGGTACGCAACCAAATACAACTCTTTCACTTGAGAATAAAGGGGTACCGAGACTTGGTAATCCAGTTGCTAGAGGAAATCATGAAGTTTTAGTAAAGGTAAAATTGCCAACTCGGATAACTGATGAAGAGCGAAATCTTTTAGAGGGTTTAGCTTCTCAGTATTCAGATAAAAATATCAATTCCAGTAGTGGACTATTTAGTAAATTATTTGGTAAAGAATCTTAA
- a CDS encoding sulfurtransferase TusA family protein, which yields MTSLKHLDLKSVPCPLNLVKIKLALEKLSKNEQLIVELDKGEPEEMVLKNLKEMGCLYEQINEHEKFLKIKILNEN from the coding sequence ATGACTTCTTTAAAGCATTTGGATCTTAAATCAGTTCCATGTCCTTTAAATCTAGTCAAAATTAAATTGGCTTTAGAGAAGTTATCCAAAAATGAACAACTTATTGTTGAATTAGATAAAGGTGAACCAGAAGAAATGGTATTAAAAAATTTAAAAGAGATGGGATGTTTGTATGAACAAATCAATGAACATGAAAAATTTTTAAAAATAAAAATTCTTAATGAAAACTAA
- a CDS encoding peptidylprolyl isomerase has translation MQKFLSNQNKLFLILSIVILQVFLLKPIQVLADLPTGNAVKDPSAILRNALPIKQVELQELQHKLEETSDLVRGGRWPALTKTVTKCQSLLKKNQSKIIQDLPKDKKKIAEKTFLELKENFDSLQDYSKSKDKYSFIATRRDALDKIGGLEEYFLPSEFPYPIPQEFDNLPRLLGRAKVNIKTSKGDMKAIVDGYNAPLTAGAFIDLSSKNFYKDLPINRAEEFFVLQTGDPIGEAIGYVDAETNEERHVPLEIRIPDEKDTFYNQTFEDLGLYTETPTLPFATLGTLGWSHSNTAVDDGSSQFFFFLYEAELNPAGRNLIDGRNAAFGYVIDGFDVLEELTKDDTIISIDVLEGIENLKLNA, from the coding sequence ATGCAAAAATTCTTATCAAATCAGAACAAACTTTTCTTAATTCTATCGATTGTAATTTTACAGGTTTTTCTCTTAAAACCGATTCAAGTACTAGCGGATTTACCTACTGGAAATGCAGTAAAAGACCCTAGTGCAATCCTCAGAAACGCACTCCCTATCAAGCAAGTTGAGTTACAAGAACTTCAACACAAACTGGAAGAAACTAGTGACCTTGTAAGAGGAGGAAGATGGCCCGCTCTCACGAAAACTGTTACAAAATGTCAATCTTTACTGAAAAAAAACCAAAGTAAAATAATTCAAGATCTACCAAAAGACAAAAAGAAAATTGCTGAAAAAACATTTTTAGAGCTCAAAGAAAATTTTGATAGCCTTCAAGATTACTCTAAATCAAAGGATAAGTACTCATTTATAGCGACCCGAAGAGATGCTTTAGATAAAATAGGTGGATTAGAAGAATATTTTCTACCAAGTGAGTTTCCATACCCTATTCCCCAAGAGTTTGATAATTTACCACGATTACTTGGCAGAGCAAAAGTAAATATAAAGACCTCCAAAGGAGATATGAAAGCTATTGTAGATGGATATAACGCCCCACTTACAGCGGGAGCATTTATAGATTTATCTTCAAAAAATTTTTATAAAGATTTGCCAATTAATAGAGCAGAAGAATTTTTTGTACTGCAAACAGGTGACCCAATTGGGGAAGCTATTGGTTATGTAGATGCTGAAACAAATGAAGAACGTCACGTTCCTTTAGAAATAAGAATTCCTGATGAAAAAGATACTTTCTATAATCAAACTTTTGAAGATTTAGGTCTTTACACAGAGACGCCAACATTACCTTTTGCAACACTTGGAACTCTTGGATGGTCCCATTCAAATACCGCAGTTGATGATGGCTCATCACAATTTTTCTTCTTTCTATATGAAGCAGAATTAAATCCAGCAGGTCGCAATTTAATTGACGGGAGGAATGCTGCCTTTGGTTATGTTATAGATGGATTTGATGTTTTAGAAGAGCTGACTAAAGATGACACAATTATTTCAATAGATGTTTTAGAAGGGATTGAAAACCTCAAATTAAATGCATAA
- the murC gene encoding UDP-N-acetylmuramate--L-alanine ligase — MDKKLLLKSHFHFIGIGGIGMSALAIGLLKKGCSVSGSDLVKNDETKKLEELGAVIFTSQIRQNIEFVISKFTNKMINFVVSSAIKPENEEFSYCREKNLSIKHRSEILAMLMRTYTALAVAGSHGKTSTSTFLSTILELCTLNSSSITGGIIPIYNSNCHLENTKYLVAEVDESDGTINKYNSDIGIINNIDFDHCDHFSNLSEVISSFKSFANNSKKLLLNFDCETSRKNFYSTYKWSNTTAKNVAYAIIPTEINSKCTIGKYYENGNFISSLNIPIPGLHNLSNITAAIAASRMIGVDFIEIKKNIKYLKLPKKRFEFRGQIDERILYDDYAHHPNEIKETIKLGRLLIQQKNNIEHQKSRLIAIFQPHRYSRVKQFTKELAEELSKADVVYVTSIYGAGEGNKNKITSKIITDLIYKKNKNVSYISNYYEVTKNFYELTQKGDLILNMGAGDCHNFWSILNGNNN, encoded by the coding sequence TTGGATAAAAAATTACTGTTGAAAAGTCATTTTCATTTTATTGGGATTGGAGGTATTGGGATGTCAGCATTAGCAATAGGTTTACTTAAAAAAGGTTGTTCAGTTTCAGGATCTGATTTAGTTAAAAACGATGAAACTAAAAAATTAGAGGAATTAGGTGCAGTAATATTTACTTCTCAAATTCGACAAAATATTGAATTTGTTATTTCAAAATTTACCAACAAAATGATTAATTTTGTTGTAAGCTCAGCGATCAAGCCAGAAAATGAAGAATTTTCGTACTGCAGAGAAAAAAATTTATCAATAAAACATCGTTCAGAGATACTAGCAATGCTAATGCGCACTTATACTGCATTGGCGGTAGCCGGCAGCCACGGAAAAACATCAACTAGTACATTTCTATCTACAATACTTGAGTTATGTACACTTAATTCTTCTTCAATAACAGGAGGAATAATTCCTATTTACAACTCTAATTGTCATTTAGAAAATACAAAATACTTAGTAGCTGAGGTTGATGAATCTGATGGGACAATTAACAAATATAATTCTGATATCGGAATAATCAATAATATTGATTTTGATCATTGCGATCACTTTTCTAATTTAAGTGAAGTCATATCTTCTTTTAAAAGTTTCGCTAACAACTCTAAAAAATTACTACTTAATTTTGATTGTGAAACCTCAAGAAAAAATTTTTATTCTACTTATAAGTGGTCAAACACTACGGCTAAAAACGTAGCCTATGCAATAATTCCGACTGAAATTAATTCAAAATGCACAATTGGAAAATATTATGAAAATGGAAATTTTATTAGTAGTTTAAATATTCCAATTCCAGGATTACACAATCTATCCAATATCACCGCAGCAATAGCAGCTTCAAGAATGATTGGAGTAGATTTTATAGAAATTAAGAAAAATATAAAATATCTGAAACTCCCAAAAAAAAGATTTGAATTCAGAGGCCAGATAGATGAAAGAATTTTATATGATGATTATGCACATCACCCAAACGAAATAAAAGAAACTATTAAATTAGGAAGATTATTGATTCAGCAAAAAAATAATATTGAACATCAAAAAAGTAGATTAATAGCCATATTTCAACCTCATAGATACTCTCGAGTAAAGCAATTCACTAAAGAATTGGCTGAAGAATTATCAAAAGCAGATGTTGTTTATGTAACCAGTATTTATGGAGCAGGAGAAGGAAACAAAAATAAAATTACTTCGAAAATTATCACTGATCTGATTTATAAAAAAAATAAAAATGTTAGTTACATAAGTAATTATTATGAAGTTACAAAGAATTTTTACGAATTAACTCAAAAAGGGGATTTAATTTTGAATATGGGAGCTGGCGATTGTCATAATTTCTGGTCAATTTTAAATGGAAACAACAATTAA
- the grpE gene encoding nucleotide exchange factor GrpE, with amino-acid sequence MIENQSDNIDIKENDVPNQDSVPEDTLSVEDKIVEKEELSPQNSEEINTEELKNTISNNDARLEQLEKEHETLKNQYVRISADFDNFRKRQSRDQDDLKVQLVSKTLTAILPIVDNFERARQQLKPESEEAQALHRSYQGLYKQLVEVLKQQGVAPMRVVGQQFDPNLHEAVLREPSEEFKEDFIVEELQRGYHLEGKVLRHALVKVSMGPGKENSQEEVEKDTVEEDIDSGENISEDV; translated from the coding sequence ATGATTGAAAATCAATCAGACAATATTGATATTAAAGAAAATGATGTTCCTAATCAGGATAGTGTTCCTGAGGATACTTTATCTGTTGAAGATAAAATAGTCGAAAAGGAAGAATTATCTCCACAAAATTCAGAAGAAATAAATACTGAAGAATTAAAAAATACTATTTCAAATAATGATGCAAGGTTAGAACAGCTAGAAAAAGAGCACGAAACATTAAAAAATCAATATGTAAGAATTTCAGCAGATTTTGATAATTTTAGAAAAAGGCAGTCTAGAGATCAAGATGATTTAAAAGTTCAACTTGTTTCTAAAACTTTAACGGCAATACTTCCAATCGTTGATAATTTTGAGAGAGCAAGACAGCAATTAAAACCTGAAAGTGAAGAAGCTCAAGCTCTTCATAGAAGCTATCAAGGATTGTATAAACAATTGGTGGAAGTTTTAAAACAACAAGGAGTTGCACCTATGAGAGTTGTTGGCCAACAATTTGATCCGAATTTACATGAAGCTGTATTAAGAGAGCCTAGTGAAGAGTTTAAAGAAGATTTTATTGTGGAAGAATTGCAGCGAGGATATCATTTAGAGGGAAAGGTTTTGAGACATGCTTTGGTTAAAGTTTCTATGGGACCTGGTAAAGAAAATTCACAAGAGGAAGTAGAAAAGGATACAGTTGAAGAGGATATTGATTCAGGGGAAAATATCTCTGAAGATGTATAA
- the murB gene encoding UDP-N-acetylmuramate dehydrogenase, giving the protein MNKIIFSENCNLSSYTTIKVGGVAEYFAEPRNLEEFSYLIQWANLNKQRCQIIGAGSNLLINNIFIKGLVICTKKLKSLRIEPYTGIVEAEAGVMLPTLSNSLAKNGLQGGEWAVGIPGTLGGAIYMNAGTGNLSLAKNLISVKVINNKTNEELEIEKKDINFEYRFSSFQINDLTIISARLHFEPNGNLKQLIQTTKNNLKLKTETQPYHLPSFGSVFKNPGNNYAAKLIDDMGLKGFKIGGAEISTMHSNFIINTSSASSSDIYELITVIQQKVLQKKGIYLQPEVRMIGFDYPN; this is encoded by the coding sequence ATGAATAAAATAATTTTTTCTGAGAACTGTAATCTAAGTAGTTATACAACTATAAAAGTGGGAGGAGTAGCTGAATATTTTGCTGAGCCAAGAAATTTAGAAGAATTTTCATATCTAATACAATGGGCCAATTTAAACAAACAAAGATGTCAAATAATTGGCGCAGGTTCAAATCTTTTAATAAATAATATTTTCATAAAAGGCTTAGTTATTTGTACAAAAAAATTAAAATCACTGAGGATAGAGCCATATACAGGAATTGTTGAAGCGGAAGCAGGTGTAATGCTCCCAACATTATCTAATTCTCTTGCTAAAAATGGATTACAAGGAGGGGAATGGGCTGTCGGCATTCCAGGAACACTAGGAGGAGCAATTTATATGAATGCTGGCACAGGTAATTTATCGCTAGCAAAAAATCTTATTTCCGTAAAAGTTATAAATAATAAAACTAATGAAGAACTTGAAATTGAAAAAAAAGATATCAATTTTGAGTATAGATTTAGCTCTTTTCAAATAAATGATTTAACAATTATTAGTGCAAGATTACATTTTGAACCTAATGGGAATCTAAAACAATTAATTCAAACAACCAAAAATAACCTTAAATTAAAAACAGAAACACAACCATATCATCTACCAAGTTTTGGTAGTGTTTTTAAAAATCCTGGAAATAATTATGCAGCAAAATTAATTGATGATATGGGTTTAAAAGGATTTAAAATTGGGGGAGCAGAAATTTCTACAATGCATTCAAATTTTATAATCAACACTTCTTCAGCAAGTTCAAGTGATATTTATGAATTAATAACTGTAATTCAACAAAAAGTACTACAAAAAAAAGGAATTTATCTGCAACCGGAAGTAAGAATGATTGGTTTTGACTATCCTAACTAA
- the gap gene encoding type I glyceraldehyde-3-phosphate dehydrogenase, with protein MTLRVAINGFGRIGRNFMRCWLSRGAYTNIEVVGINVTSDPKTNAHLLKYDSVLGQLDGVDIKYTDDTFVINNKTIKCFSDRNPMNLPWKDWGVDLVIESTGVFNTDVGASKHLEVGAKKVILTAPGKGDGVGTYVVGVNADTYKHKDYDILSNASCTTNCLAPVVKVLDQTFGINKGLMTTIHSYTGDQRILDNSHRDLRRARAAATNIVPTSTGAAKAVALVYPEMKGKLTGIAMRVPTPNVSAVDFVFESSKSVTAEEVNNAIKEASLSSMKGIIKYGDEPLVSSDYAGTNESSIVDSDLTMCIGDNLVKVLAWYDNEWGYSQRVVDLAEIVAKNWE; from the coding sequence ATGACTTTGCGTGTTGCAATTAACGGCTTTGGTAGAATTGGTCGAAACTTTATGCGTTGTTGGCTAAGTAGGGGAGCTTACACCAACATTGAAGTAGTTGGAATTAACGTAACTTCAGATCCCAAGACTAATGCTCATCTATTAAAGTATGATTCAGTCCTCGGTCAGCTTGATGGTGTTGATATCAAATATACAGATGATACTTTTGTAATTAATAACAAGACAATTAAATGTTTCTCTGATAGAAACCCAATGAATCTACCTTGGAAAGACTGGGGTGTAGATTTGGTTATTGAATCTACTGGAGTATTTAATACAGACGTAGGTGCAAGTAAGCACTTAGAGGTAGGAGCAAAAAAAGTCATCCTAACTGCTCCTGGTAAAGGTGATGGCGTTGGTACTTATGTAGTTGGAGTCAATGCTGATACATATAAACATAAGGATTATGATATTTTGAGTAATGCTAGTTGTACAACGAACTGTTTAGCTCCAGTAGTTAAAGTTTTAGACCAAACTTTTGGTATTAACAAAGGTTTGATGACTACAATTCATAGTTATACAGGGGATCAAAGAATTTTAGATAATAGTCATAGAGATCTAAGAAGGGCTAGAGCGGCTGCAACAAATATTGTTCCTACTTCTACAGGAGCTGCAAAAGCAGTAGCTCTGGTATACCCAGAAATGAAAGGCAAATTAACAGGAATTGCAATGAGAGTTCCAACTCCTAACGTTTCAGCAGTAGATTTTGTTTTTGAATCATCTAAATCTGTCACAGCTGAAGAAGTGAATAATGCTATCAAGGAAGCATCTCTAAGCTCAATGAAAGGCATTATTAAATATGGAGATGAACCTCTAGTGTCAAGTGATTATGCAGGTACTAATGAATCATCAATTGTAGATAGCGACCTAACTATGTGTATTGGAGATAATCTTGTTAAGGTTCTTGCATGGTATGACAATGAGTGGGGTTATAGTCAGAGGGTTGTAGATTTAGCAGAGATTGTTGCTAAGAATTGGGAATAA
- the thiL gene encoding thiamine-phosphate kinase — MHKEILEDIGEKELINRLGKFMPKNQILDDCALIKTKNKNLLVNTDSLVENVHFNDITICPQDLGWKAVVSNISDLLSSGSKKTIGITISLVLPARTEWFWVEDLYRGINKALKKYGGIILGGDCSKGNQKAISITAFGIQGELELRRDACKPGDVILTTGIHGLSKLGFLIKNKINLDNDISLKKRLINKSIEHFCRPKVYPNFLKNLIKTRSNKKIKRIGCTDSSDGLFQALQDLASASKCKAIINYEKIPKDKDWPTGDKWDEYYFFGGEDYELVFSLPKKWAKNLSKLDKDINEIGYFADGEPSIEFIDDKKDALLKNTPFKHF; from the coding sequence ATGCATAAAGAAATATTAGAAGATATAGGGGAAAAAGAATTAATAAATAGGCTAGGGAAATTTATGCCTAAAAACCAAATTTTAGATGATTGCGCTTTAATCAAAACTAAAAATAAAAATTTACTTGTTAATACTGATTCTTTGGTAGAAAATGTTCATTTCAATGACATTACTATTTGTCCTCAGGACCTTGGATGGAAAGCAGTTGTTAGCAACATCTCTGACTTATTATCCAGTGGAAGCAAGAAAACTATAGGTATTACAATAAGCCTTGTTCTACCTGCTAGAACTGAGTGGTTTTGGGTTGAAGACTTATATAGAGGAATAAATAAAGCTTTAAAAAAATATGGCGGCATAATTCTTGGAGGAGATTGCTCAAAAGGTAATCAAAAAGCCATATCAATTACTGCCTTTGGGATTCAAGGTGAACTTGAATTACGAAGAGACGCATGTAAACCAGGAGATGTCATCTTAACTACAGGAATTCATGGTCTTAGCAAACTAGGATTTTTAATTAAAAATAAAATTAATTTAGATAATGATATTTCTCTTAAAAAAAGATTAATCAATAAATCCATTGAACATTTTTGTCGCCCTAAAGTTTACCCAAATTTTCTAAAAAATCTTATAAAAACTCGCTCCAATAAAAAAATCAAAAGAATAGGATGTACTGATAGCAGTGATGGTCTATTTCAAGCTTTACAAGATTTAGCAAGTGCTAGCAAATGCAAAGCGATAATAAATTATGAAAAAATACCCAAAGATAAGGATTGGCCAACGGGAGATAAATGGGACGAATATTATTTTTTTGGAGGTGAAGATTACGAATTAGTTTTCTCATTGCCAAAAAAATGGGCAAAGAATTTATCTAAACTTGATAAAGATATTAACGAGATTGGCTATTTTGCTGATGGAGAACCATCGATAGAATTTATAGATGATAAAAAAGATGCATTATTAAAAAATACACCTTTTAAGCACTTTTAA
- the rsgA gene encoding ribosome small subunit-dependent GTPase A codes for MKTNSKHLGLVTKKFNEFFFVDLINKENFVNSERFLCKVKKSINFKDQFIYVGDEVEIDNIDLISKRAVIASLKKRHNLLTRPSVANISNIYITFSVEEPKLNLSQVNRFLISAESIGVEVSLVLTKCDLISDKKQTFLLDKFKKWGYQAIILNLHKSDHFEDLLVQLKKKKCSIFMGPSGVGKTTLLNKIIPGLQNSTAPVSNKIKRGKNTTRNVELFSISNQSYIVDTPGFNMQPLEVDIRLIPNLYSEIYKQVNDEGIRCKFRDCLHLNDEGCNLNKSFERYSFYKEMIESSKSHYYQNPED; via the coding sequence ATGAAAACTAATAGTAAACATTTAGGTTTAGTTACGAAAAAATTTAATGAATTTTTCTTTGTTGACCTAATAAATAAAGAAAACTTTGTAAATAGCGAAAGATTTTTATGTAAGGTAAAAAAGTCTATAAATTTCAAAGATCAATTCATTTATGTTGGAGATGAAGTAGAAATTGACAATATTGATTTAATTAGCAAACGGGCAGTAATAGCAAGTCTAAAAAAAAGACATAATTTATTAACTAGACCTTCAGTTGCAAATATTTCTAACATTTATATTACTTTTTCAGTTGAAGAACCAAAGTTAAATTTATCTCAAGTTAATAGGTTCTTGATATCAGCAGAATCTATAGGGGTTGAAGTGTCATTAGTTTTGACAAAGTGTGATTTGATATCAGATAAAAAACAGACATTCTTACTTGATAAATTTAAGAAATGGGGTTATCAAGCAATTATTTTAAATTTACATAAATCTGATCACTTTGAAGATTTATTAGTTCAGTTAAAGAAAAAAAAGTGTTCGATTTTTATGGGCCCATCCGGTGTTGGTAAAACTACTTTGCTTAACAAGATAATTCCAGGTCTTCAAAATAGTACTGCTCCAGTTTCCAATAAAATTAAGAGAGGGAAAAACACTACTCGAAATGTTGAGTTATTTTCCATATCTAATCAAAGTTATATTGTTGATACTCCAGGTTTTAATATGCAACCTCTAGAGGTTGATATTAGGTTGATACCAAATCTTTATTCGGAAATATATAAACAAGTAAACGATGAAGGAATTAGATGTAAATTTCGGGACTGCTTACATTTGAATGATGAGGGTTGTAATTTAAATAAATCTTTTGAAAGATATTCTTTTTATAAAGAAATGATCGAGTCTTCTAAGAGTCACTATTATCAAAACCCGGAAGATTAA